The following coding sequences lie in one Crassostrea angulata isolate pt1a10 chromosome 10, ASM2561291v2, whole genome shotgun sequence genomic window:
- the LOC128168013 gene encoding uncharacterized protein LOC128168013 → MKCTRIFRVHIMVDNTLILFLVAELDDDDEDNQNTYDAESITAIVASSTARQEKIKISGYVDEVVPQYLLDDFKRFFRVTRTTFETICENIQMYQVLLSSWTGGREHIPIFKQLLIVLWYVASQETLNRIADRFDIAEVSVVRCRYRVFHVFLTYLKTKFITWPQEGVHRQEVLDGFERKANFPGVYGAIDGTHNNAITDYTLNSHFKITVLENLPFLECFTR, encoded by the exons ATGAAATGCACGAGGATATTCCGGGTACACATCATGGTGGacaatacattgattttatttctcGTCGCTGAACTGGATGATGACGATGAGGATAATCAAAACACCTACGATGCTGAATCAATTACTGCAATAGTTGCTTCATCAAC TGCCCGCCAGGAGAAAATTAAGATAAGTGGATACGTGGATGAAGTAGTACCTCAGTACCTTTTGGATGATTTTAAACGTTTCTTTAGAGTGACAAGAACAACCTTTGAAACTATTTGTGAAAATATTCAGATGTATCAAGTGCTTCTTTCAAGTTGGACAGGAGGCAGAGAGCATATACCTATTTTCAAGCAACTTCTAATCGTATTATGGTACGTTGCAAGCCAAGAAACACTAAACCGTATTGCCGACAGATTTGATATTGCTGAAGTTTCTGTGGTACGATGTAGATATCgtgtttttcatgttttcttgaCTTACTTAAAAACCAAATTCATTACGTGGCCCCAAGAAGGAGTTCACAGGCAAGAAGTTTTAGATGGTTTTGAAAGGAAAGCTAACTTCCCAGGTGTGTATGGTGCTATTGACGGTACACATAATAATGCAATTACTGATTACACTCtaaattcacattttaaaattacagtTCTGGAAAATCTTCCTTTTTTAGAATGTTTTACCAGATAG
- the LOC128165898 gene encoding uncharacterized protein LOC128165898: MRFKWRISAIDLGLVKTRFLLPHTPNTKLRTNNVLTKRWRNFISFKNYVFGIMARTLRFEDHRIHLFILKNDDNEEVERWINELIQTLKTKNIVCIKEGNYEKVGENVYASLERAMLSAENVMVVLSDGFVSSKYLMFRFQLALQNCLERQIPFLPVISINFLEPPLELTTTVCLKVDFSEKLRQTDVKKIEQALNLADKRPTTFSDLENVMLIFDEKIRAGSPAELFQLSSLPEFKELLSFLNDINNRYNGQDKEENDGHRKRIIVKRSKSDASVIKSVKGRKPRIHKVSKSNSFNYQKKQFTLYPCDSLVLTKVNSG, from the exons ATGAGGTTTAAATGGCGGATAAGTGCAATTGATTTGGGTCTTGTGAAA ACCAGATTTCTTCTTCCACACACTCCAAACACCAAACTTCGAACAAACAATGTGCTGACTAAACGCTGGAGAAACTTTATTAGTTTCAAAAATTACGTGTTCGGGATAATGGCACGTACGTTAAGGTTCGAAGATCATAGGATTCATCTTTTCATTCTGAAAAACGATGATAATGAAGAAGTAGAAAGATGGATTAATGAACTTATTCAAactctaaaaacaaaaaatatcgtATGTATAAAGGAGGGAAACTATGAAAAAGTCGGAGAAAATGTGTACGCTTCTTTAGAACGTGCAATGCTGTCGGCTGAAAATGTTATGGTTGTTCTGTCAGATGGATTTGTAAGTAGCAAATATCTTATGTTCAGATTTCAACTTGCTCTTCAAAATTGCTTGGAAAGACAAATACCTTTCTTGCCTGTGATCAGCATAAATTTTCTGGAACCACCGCTTGAATTAACAACAACAGTATGCCTGAAAGTAGACTTTTCCGAAAAATTAAGACAGactgatgttaaaaaaattgaacaggCACTGAATTTAGCAGACAAAAGACCCACCACTTTTTCCGACTTAGAGAACGTTATGCtgatttttgatgaaaaaattagagCAGGATCACCTGCAGAGCTTTTCCAGTTATCTTCATTACCAGAATTTAAAGAATTGCTATCATTTCTCAATGACATCAACAATAGATATAATGGTCAAGACAAAGAAGAAAACGACGGACATAGAAAAAGAATAATAGTCAAAAGATCAAAATCGGACGCATCAGTCATTAAGTCAGTAAAAGGACGCAAACCGAGAATACATAAAGTGTCGAAAAGCAACTCGTTCAATTACCAAAAGAAACAATTTACTCTATATCCATGTGATAGCCTGGTGTTAACAAAAGTTAACTCTGGCTAA